A portion of the Paenibacillus hamazuiensis genome contains these proteins:
- a CDS encoding carbohydrate ABC transporter permease gives MNKENQVWQWAAHIVMGLFSVTCLLPFILLAMSSITEEKTIFQNGYSFFPKQFSFAAYEYLWQQSSLIFNAYGITVLVTLVGTTASLLITSMLAYPLSRRDLPGGMFFAFLLFFTLLFNGGLVPTYLIYTQVFHIKNTIWALIVPGLLMNGFNVLLMRTFFMTTVPVPVLEAASMDGASEFKMYYKIVMPLSLPILATVGLFQGLAYWNDWNNGLIYVTDPKLFSLQNVLNRIMSDIQFLASNSEASAQAGTAIAQLPSETFRMAIAVIAVVPILITYPFFQKYFIKGMTIGAVKG, from the coding sequence ATGAATAAGGAAAATCAGGTTTGGCAGTGGGCTGCGCATATCGTTATGGGGTTGTTTTCTGTTACCTGCTTGCTTCCGTTTATCCTTTTGGCGATGTCTTCGATCACCGAAGAAAAGACCATCTTCCAAAATGGGTATTCCTTCTTTCCGAAGCAGTTCAGCTTTGCCGCTTACGAATATTTGTGGCAGCAATCGTCGCTTATTTTCAACGCTTACGGGATTACGGTTCTCGTTACGTTAGTGGGAACGACGGCAAGCCTCCTGATCACGTCGATGCTGGCGTATCCGTTATCGCGACGCGACTTGCCAGGCGGTATGTTCTTCGCCTTCCTGCTGTTTTTCACCTTGTTGTTTAATGGCGGACTCGTTCCGACTTACTTGATTTACACCCAGGTGTTCCATATCAAAAATACGATTTGGGCGCTGATCGTTCCGGGACTGTTAATGAACGGATTTAACGTGCTCCTTATGCGTACCTTCTTCATGACCACCGTCCCCGTTCCGGTACTTGAAGCGGCAAGTATGGACGGCGCGAGCGAGTTTAAGATGTATTACAAAATTGTCATGCCGCTGTCGCTTCCGATTTTGGCCACTGTCGGTTTGTTTCAAGGGCTTGCGTACTGGAACGATTGGAACAACGGTTTAATTTATGTCACCGACCCCAAATTGTTCAGTCTGCAGAACGTGCTCAATCGGATTATGAGCGATATCCAATTTTTAGCCAGCAACAGCGAAGCAAGCGCGCAAGCGGGTACGGCGATCGCTCAGCTTCCGAGCGAGACGTTCCGCATGGCGATCGCGGTCATAGCGGTTGTCCCGATCCTGATCACGTATCCGTTCTTTCAGAAATACTTCATCAAAGGCATGACCATCGGCGCTGTCAAAGGCTGA
- a CDS encoding sugar phosphate isomerase/epimerase family protein, which yields MSLSIGLQVFSIRKELAKDFWGTLEKVAEIGYKHIEFANHTAGTDYGVGFHIDADTLRQGLDRLGLKAISAHIHPISLDIIDGTIDYHQAIGNNSLVCGIGFWKNKDDVLAFSKNLNVIGEKCRKRGMDFYYHNHFMEFQEFDGQTVMDLILEHTDKDFVKIELDTYWTIRGGVDPVAYLRKLGDRCDLIHQKDLTAAANPANIFETIGHHCEINVDKFREFSKVEYFTEVGEGTIDIPAIIKEATNIGAAKYIIVEQDHSSRNELDSIAMSYRNLTKLLND from the coding sequence ATGAGCTTATCTATCGGACTGCAAGTGTTTTCGATTCGAAAGGAATTGGCCAAAGATTTCTGGGGAACGCTCGAGAAAGTGGCCGAAATCGGGTATAAACATATTGAGTTTGCGAACCATACGGCCGGCACGGATTATGGCGTAGGTTTTCATATCGATGCCGATACGCTGAGGCAAGGGTTGGACCGGCTGGGGCTGAAAGCGATATCCGCTCATATTCATCCGATAAGCCTGGACATTATCGATGGTACGATCGATTACCATCAGGCCATCGGCAACAACTCTCTAGTGTGCGGTATCGGTTTTTGGAAAAACAAAGATGACGTTTTGGCCTTCAGCAAGAACCTGAATGTGATCGGCGAAAAATGCCGCAAGCGGGGGATGGACTTTTATTATCACAATCATTTTATGGAATTTCAGGAATTCGACGGACAAACCGTGATGGATCTCATTCTGGAACATACGGACAAAGATTTCGTGAAAATCGAGCTGGATACGTATTGGACGATTAGGGGCGGGGTGGACCCGGTCGCATACCTTCGCAAACTGGGCGATCGATGCGATCTCATCCATCAGAAGGATTTAACCGCAGCGGCGAATCCCGCCAATATATTCGAGACCATCGGTCATCACTGTGAAATCAACGTCGACAAATTCCGTGAGTTTTCCAAGGTGGAATATTTTACGGAAGTGGGAGAAGGGACGATCGACATCCCGGCCATTATTAAAGAAGCCACAAATATCGGGGCCGCCAAATACATCATCGTAGAACAGGACCATTCGAGCAGAAATGAGCTCGACAGCATCGCAATGAGTTACCGCAACTTAACGAAGCTCTTGAACGATTAA
- a CDS encoding ABC transporter permease translates to MPGHALSLIRKRIWKYSPLYLMMLPGIVYMIINNYLPMFGLFIAFKDINFVKGIWASDWVGLQNFKFLFQSTEAYVITRNTLLYNAAFIVIGLVVAISFAILLNEIKSRLASRLYQSIIILPFLISMVLVSYLVYSLLSIESGFLNKTILPALGIEPISWYNEPKYWPFILTVVHTWKGAGYACIVYLAAIVGIDPEYYEAATLDGASKWQQIRMITIPLITPVIIILTLLAIGRIFYSDFGLFYQVPMNAGALFSTTNVVDTYVFRGLLQLGDIGMSSAAGFYQSLVGFVLVIVSNYVIRKVNKENALF, encoded by the coding sequence ATGCCAGGACACGCACTCAGTTTAATCAGGAAGAGAATTTGGAAGTACAGTCCGCTCTATCTGATGATGCTCCCGGGAATTGTCTACATGATCATTAATAATTATTTGCCTATGTTCGGTTTGTTCATCGCCTTTAAGGACATTAATTTCGTCAAAGGGATTTGGGCGAGCGATTGGGTCGGTCTTCAAAACTTCAAGTTTTTGTTCCAATCGACGGAAGCTTATGTCATTACCCGCAATACGCTTCTGTACAACGCGGCTTTCATCGTGATCGGTCTCGTCGTTGCAATAAGTTTTGCGATTCTTCTTAACGAAATTAAGAGCAGATTAGCCTCCCGTCTGTATCAAAGCATCATCATATTGCCTTTTTTGATTTCCATGGTATTGGTCAGCTATCTTGTGTATTCCCTGCTTAGCATCGAGAGCGGATTTTTGAACAAAACGATTTTGCCTGCCTTGGGCATCGAGCCCATCTCTTGGTACAACGAGCCGAAATATTGGCCGTTCATTCTTACGGTAGTCCATACCTGGAAGGGAGCCGGGTACGCATGTATCGTTTACTTGGCGGCCATCGTCGGCATCGATCCGGAGTATTATGAGGCGGCGACGCTGGACGGAGCTTCCAAATGGCAGCAAATTCGCATGATCACGATACCTTTGATCACCCCAGTCATTATCATATTGACACTTTTGGCGATCGGACGAATCTTCTACTCCGACTTCGGCCTTTTCTACCAAGTTCCGATGAACGCGGGTGCTCTCTTCAGCACCACGAACGTCGTCGATACGTATGTGTTCCGCGGACTTTTGCAGCTAGGCGATATCGGAATGTCATCCGCGGCAGGCTTCTATCAATCGCTCGTGGGCTTCGTGCTTGTTATCGTGTCCAACTATGTGATCCGAAAAGTCAATAAAGAAAACGCGTTGTTCTAG
- a CDS encoding Gfo/Idh/MocA family protein, giving the protein MSKVKVGVIGCGNISSIYFQAGQTFANFEIAACADLNLERAQACAEQFQIPKACTVEQLLADPDIQLIINLTIPASHADIHLRALEAGKHTYGEKPLAVELEDGRRILSLAKEKNLLVGAAPDTFLGGGIQTCRKLIDDGWIGEPIAATAFMMYHGPEKFHPNPDFLYQKGAGPMFDMGPYYLTALINLIGPVCRVTGAARTTFKERMVRNETNYGRRFPVETPTHIAGILEFENGAVGTIVTSFDVWGTRVPHIEIHGTTGSLIVPDPNHFGGPIYIKRQDYTEFIEVPLTHGFTTNSRGLGVMDMANAILHGGGHRANGELAYHVLEIMHGFHFAANEGKHYEIKSTCSKPAPLNMNLLKNGMANGYTI; this is encoded by the coding sequence ATGAGTAAAGTGAAAGTAGGCGTTATCGGCTGCGGAAATATTAGCTCGATTTATTTTCAAGCCGGGCAAACCTTTGCCAATTTCGAAATCGCCGCTTGTGCCGACTTGAATCTGGAGAGGGCACAGGCGTGCGCGGAGCAGTTTCAAATTCCAAAAGCCTGTACGGTGGAACAGCTTCTGGCCGATCCGGACATTCAGCTCATTATTAACTTGACGATTCCGGCTTCGCATGCCGACATTCATTTGCGTGCTCTGGAGGCGGGAAAACATACCTATGGGGAAAAACCGCTGGCCGTCGAGCTCGAAGACGGACGCCGCATCCTCTCGCTAGCGAAGGAAAAAAATCTGCTCGTCGGCGCCGCTCCCGATACGTTCTTGGGCGGCGGCATCCAAACCTGCCGCAAACTGATCGATGACGGCTGGATTGGTGAGCCCATCGCGGCAACCGCGTTTATGATGTACCACGGCCCGGAGAAATTTCATCCGAATCCGGATTTTCTGTATCAAAAAGGAGCCGGTCCGATGTTTGACATGGGCCCTTATTATCTTACCGCTTTAATCAACCTGATTGGACCTGTATGCCGCGTTACCGGCGCAGCCCGAACGACGTTTAAAGAACGTATGGTGCGCAATGAAACGAATTACGGCAGGAGGTTTCCGGTGGAAACCCCGACTCATATCGCCGGTATATTGGAATTTGAAAATGGAGCCGTAGGGACGATCGTCACCAGCTTCGATGTTTGGGGGACGCGCGTTCCGCACATTGAAATTCATGGTACGACGGGATCGCTTATTGTCCCTGATCCGAACCACTTTGGCGGTCCGATCTATATCAAGAGACAGGATTATACCGAATTCATCGAGGTGCCGTTAACCCACGGCTTTACGACGAACAGCCGGGGCCTCGGCGTTATGGACATGGCAAACGCAATTCTTCATGGGGGCGGGCATCGTGCAAATGGAGAGCTGGCCTATCATGTACTGGAAATCATGCATGGTTTCCATTTCGCCGCAAACGAAGGAAAGCATTACGAGATAAAGAGCACCTGCTCGAAACCGGCGCCTTTGAACATGAATTTGCTCAAAAACGGAATGGCGAACGGGTATACAATCTAA
- a CDS encoding M20 family metallopeptidase, with the protein MISLQSLSDIIEQRKNRLIDINDKIWGYCETRYEEYQSSALLAAALEEEGFQVAKCAGGIATAFVGSYGSGKPIIGILGEFDALSGLSQKAGVSAKEALVEGGNGHGCGHNVLGTGSLAAAIAIRHYMEQNHLSGTIRFYGCPAEEGGSGKAHMVKAGLFDDVDAALTWHPWDENLAYHARMLATCQVYFKFKGTSTHASFSPHLGRSALDAVELMNVGANYLREHIIPDARLHYAITNAGGFSPNVVQAEAEVLYKIRAPKVQQVRDILDRVCDIARGAALMSGTQMEMQFDSASADLIPNITLSSLMHEQFTKVGAETYTPEELDFARAIQATYSSEEMKRVHAGNGKVLSDKINPYSVEPDFLHASTDVGDVSWMVPTGQIYVTTCAYGTPVHSWQMVAQGKSSVAHKGLLLAGKVMAASAIEMMQNPELIEKAKAEHKQQLEGEVYVSLLPAEAKPAPIRRA; encoded by the coding sequence GTGATTTCTCTGCAAAGTTTATCTGACATCATCGAACAAAGAAAGAACCGTCTCATTGACATTAACGATAAAATTTGGGGATACTGCGAAACCCGGTATGAGGAGTATCAGTCTTCCGCCCTGCTTGCCGCTGCACTTGAGGAAGAGGGATTTCAAGTTGCAAAATGTGCCGGAGGCATCGCAACGGCCTTTGTAGGAAGCTACGGCAGCGGAAAGCCCATTATTGGCATATTGGGAGAATTTGATGCCTTATCGGGACTAAGCCAGAAAGCGGGAGTGAGTGCGAAAGAAGCGCTCGTTGAGGGCGGTAATGGGCATGGCTGCGGCCATAATGTCCTTGGAACCGGATCTCTTGCCGCAGCAATAGCGATTCGTCACTACATGGAACAAAATCATTTGAGCGGCACTATCCGCTTTTATGGCTGCCCGGCTGAAGAAGGCGGCAGCGGAAAAGCGCATATGGTCAAAGCCGGTCTGTTCGATGATGTGGATGCTGCTTTAACCTGGCATCCATGGGATGAAAACCTGGCCTATCATGCCAGGATGCTGGCTACGTGCCAAGTTTATTTCAAGTTTAAGGGTACGAGTACTCATGCTTCTTTCAGTCCACATTTAGGCCGAAGCGCTTTAGATGCAGTGGAATTAATGAATGTCGGAGCGAATTATCTTCGAGAGCATATCATTCCGGATGCCAGGCTTCATTACGCGATTACCAATGCCGGAGGTTTCTCTCCGAATGTGGTTCAAGCGGAGGCGGAAGTGCTTTACAAAATCCGCGCTCCCAAGGTGCAGCAGGTTCGCGACATTCTTGACAGGGTGTGCGATATTGCCCGCGGAGCGGCATTAATGAGCGGAACGCAAATGGAAATGCAATTTGATTCGGCCTCCGCCGACCTCATTCCCAATATTACCTTGAGCTCATTAATGCATGAGCAATTTACTAAAGTAGGTGCCGAAACCTATACCCCGGAAGAATTGGATTTCGCCAGAGCGATTCAGGCGACATACTCGAGTGAGGAAATGAAAAGGGTACACGCGGGCAATGGGAAAGTACTGTCAGACAAGATCAACCCTTATTCGGTCGAACCGGATTTTCTCCATGCTTCTACAGATGTCGGGGATGTGAGTTGGATGGTTCCTACCGGCCAAATTTATGTGACCACATGTGCGTATGGAACTCCCGTGCACAGCTGGCAAATGGTCGCGCAAGGGAAATCCAGTGTCGCCCATAAAGGTTTGCTGCTGGCCGGTAAGGTTATGGCCGCTTCCGCCATAGAAATGATGCAAAATCCGGAGTTGATCGAAAAGGCCAAGGCAGAACATAAACAACAGTTGGAAGGGGAGGTTTATGTCTCCTTGCTCCCTGCGGAGGCAAAACCTGCTCCAATACGACGAGCCTGA
- a CDS encoding Gfo/Idh/MocA family protein, giving the protein MNKKLNIGIIGCGAIANQKHMPSLAKLGHLGRMVAFCDVVAERASKAAADFGDADAKVFEDYKELLKDGSIDVVHVLTPNLYHSQITVDALEAGKHVMCEKPMAINSMEAKRMLDAAKKSGKRLTIGYQNRFKEESQVLKRACISGDMGEIYMAKAHAVRRKAVPTWGVFTDKKLQGGGALIDIGTHALDLTLWCMDNYKPKSVTGSVYYKLKDNMEGNLFGPWDPATFDVEDSAFAFIKMEDGATIFLECSWALNTTDAKEAKTSLFGVTGGAEMKLGPDRKTELVFNTAKYGKLMEMKPNSLSSVAYFSGADDNPGVLEAKQWLESILQDTEPLVTAEQAYVVTQILEAVYLSAETGKAVEL; this is encoded by the coding sequence ATGAACAAAAAGCTGAATATCGGAATTATCGGCTGCGGAGCCATTGCCAATCAAAAACATATGCCTTCGCTCGCGAAGCTGGGTCATTTGGGCAGGATGGTCGCTTTTTGCGATGTGGTGGCGGAAAGAGCAAGCAAAGCGGCAGCTGATTTCGGCGATGCGGATGCCAAGGTCTTCGAGGATTATAAGGAGCTCTTGAAGGACGGCTCTATCGATGTGGTTCATGTTCTGACCCCCAATCTGTATCATTCCCAAATTACAGTAGATGCATTGGAAGCAGGCAAGCATGTCATGTGCGAAAAGCCGATGGCGATTAACTCGATGGAAGCGAAAAGAATGCTGGATGCAGCGAAGAAGAGCGGCAAAAGACTGACGATCGGTTATCAAAACCGGTTTAAGGAAGAGTCGCAGGTGCTGAAGCGTGCCTGCATCTCCGGCGATATGGGTGAAATCTATATGGCCAAAGCCCATGCCGTTCGCAGAAAGGCAGTGCCCACCTGGGGCGTTTTTACGGATAAAAAGCTGCAGGGCGGCGGAGCACTCATCGATATCGGCACCCATGCTTTGGATTTGACGCTTTGGTGTATGGACAATTATAAGCCGAAATCGGTCACAGGTTCCGTCTATTATAAGCTGAAAGACAACATGGAAGGCAATTTATTCGGGCCTTGGGACCCGGCAACCTTCGATGTCGAGGATTCCGCGTTCGCCTTTATCAAAATGGAGGACGGTGCCACCATTTTCCTGGAATGCTCCTGGGCTCTGAACACGACGGATGCGAAAGAAGCCAAAACTTCATTGTTCGGCGTCACAGGCGGGGCCGAAATGAAGTTGGGACCGGACCGGAAAACGGAGCTCGTCTTCAATACGGCCAAGTACGGCAAATTGATGGAGATGAAGCCGAATTCGCTCTCGAGTGTCGCTTATTTCAGCGGCGCGGATGACAATCCCGGAGTATTGGAGGCGAAGCAATGGCTGGAATCCATTCTCCAGGATACGGAGCCGCTCGTCACTGCAGAACAGGCCTATGTGGTCACCCAAATCTTGGAGGCCGTTTATTTATCGGCCGAGACCGGGAAAGCGGTGGAGTTATGA